The genomic stretch TTCATGTATTTGTGGAAGCGGTTTGTGTGCTATTGAGCACCAAACAGGTGTAAGAGATGGTGATGGAGAACACGATATTCACAGCAAAATGAGCCAGGTCCATGTTCCCACTCCTTTGCCCATCAATATGCCCTCTACATTTCTCCAAGTCACCCCTCTGATTCTGAAAACTTCTGCCTGAGTCGTCCCCGAGGCCCTACTCAAGGTTCGTGTTCCTCCTCTACCGTGCTGTGCATTGAATCAATTTCCACAACAGTTCTACAAGGTGGGAACTCttagtattcccattttacagatgatgaaatctGAAAGGCACAGAGGGAAGTCACAGGCAGTAGGTagagaagccaggagagaagCTAGGGGAGTCTGGACCCCCAACCACTACCCTGCACAGCCTCTGTTTGGTTACAGAGCATCTGTACTGGGTTGAAGATCATCTCTCTCAAATTCACATCCACCCGGAACCTCAGGCTTTGACCTTATTtaaaaaagggtctttgcagatgtaatttgTTTAAGATGAAGTCCTATTcaattagggtgggccctaatccaacactgttcttttaagagaaaacagaagagacatgcacacaggggagaagaccatgtgaagagatggaggcagaggttggagtgatgccCCTATAAGCTATGGAACATCAAGGATTTTAACCACCAGAAGccagaaaaggcaaggaaggatcctcccctggagcctccaaaGGGAGCGTGGACCTATAGATACTTTGATTATGGACTTCTGGCCTCAAGAGctggagagaatacatttctgttgttttaatccACCCTCTTTGTGGTGGTTTGTTACACCAGCCTTAGGAAACTTAttcaggagaggaagaggggagccAGTTATCCTGGAAAGGTTGGCCAGCCCTCTGTGCAGCCCTTTTCCCATCAAAGGACCAGCTCCATTACCTGGCAGGCATCCTTCCCACCATGAGGGTTCCCAGCACACAGCATGTTCCTGGTGACCATAGGCATGATATGGGAGCACTTTCTCCATTTGACCAGCTGGATGTTGACTTTCTGCAGCTCTTGATGCACACCTCCCAGAGGAACTGACCCAAAGAAGAAGCAGATGGGGAGAGGACCCTGAGCTCAAAGTGGTCCCTTTGAGTAGAGGTCAAGCACCCACCCACATTGTATCTTTTCACCTCAATGACAAGGGAACTTCCCTATGGTCCAGAGAACAACCCACATGTGGACCAAGtaaggagagggtgggaagaatGGCCAGCAGACTCTCAAGCCTACCCTCTCTGAATCCAGAGGTCCCCAGAACTGGACCCTACTGAGTTTCAGCCTGTGTGCACCATCTTCTAGCCCCGTGCAAGTTTCCAGTCTCCAACTAGAggctaaaaatatgtttcttttatatCCACAAGGATGTAAAGAGATCTCATAGTTACAAGTTCTGTCCTGGGGCTCACAATACATAATGGTGGGCTTGAATTGTGTAAGGGCTCATGAGGAGGTGAGCCCAACACCTAGAATATTCACTCCCCAAAGATGAGGATAGTTTTGTCTTTGTACAGTGTTGCTGAATCCCTAGAACTTATAATACTGCCTGGATCATAGAAGAGGATTAATGAATATGTGCTGGATGAAGCATGAGGAACTTTACATTAGGAAGGTGGCCCTTTTTAAAGCTCATGATAAATTTCTAAGGGCAATTCCCAGGAAATCTAATGTAGCTCTGAGCTTGGGGTCCATGTGGGAATCCGATACAGCCACTGGGGCGACTGCTGGGAAGAGGACCACTGaatggaatacatttttttttctgctctgttgATTATGGGGCAAGACACATGTGCCAAGATGAAGGACGAAGGTCACCATCTTGTGTGGCTGGGAAAAGTGGTGGGAGTAGTTTGCAGGTTGACTCTATAAAGACAATTTCACATTCACTTTATGCCTTTCTCCTTGATCTgtgattttgaaatgttttagcCACTGAGCCCCTTATCCCAAAGGCACAGAACTGACATCATCAGTTGGAATAGAACTGCACAGGATGACATGGGTATGGATTTCCTTGAGCGCAGTCCATTTTGACACCCCATTTGCCCATCAAGATGTCCCTCTACATTTCTCCAAGTCACCCCTCCGACTCTGAGAACCTCTGCCTGGGTCATCCTGAGGCCCTATTCAAGGTTCATGTTCCACAATCTGGACATAAAACTTGCTCCAGGAGGCCAAGAAGGCCCAGGAAGGACAGCTCCCATGTGAACTTAGGAGAAGGTTCATCATGGAACCTTAAAGACCCCAAATCCAccaggcagccttccctgggCCAGCAGAGTCTGCAGCTTTTTGCTTCTCCTTGTAAACATCAGCCAGGGTGCTACTCTCCGGTGGACTGAGCTACAGTAACTCACTGGTAAGGCCCCATCCAGACACCCAGCAGTTTCTCCATCTATGTATGTCAGTGACCTCTGAAAGGCAGATGGGGACTTTGGTGACACTCAAGTGAAATGGGGATTGGAGCAAGAGTAAAGCGATGTCATTATCCAAGATCCAGCTGTCAAAGTAGGGGTGGATAATTAGCTTGTCCACTTTCATCCTTGTCAAGTTCATGGTGATATCATTTCTGTTATCGTGTATGATCTCCAAGGTAGatcttatttcaaaacaaaaggaaaaaagggtAAGTGATGGAAGAGCAAAAGGTGAatcttatgagaaaaaaaatttccacagTCTGAGGCTCTGATCCTGGGAGCAAGGGAGGTGGAGCATCTGGGGCCACACCCTTGGCATAGAGCCAGGTGAAGAGCCCTGACTGGGCAGGGGGAGACAGACATGAGTTCTAGGTCCACCCTGTTGGCAACAACTCTTGGCAAATTTACTTATAAATTTCATCAACAAATGTCTTGGAAGCCATGCTATGCACAAGTAATTGAGAGAATTGTCTCTGGATTTGCAACAAGGGCTGGACTAGCTCCAACAAACACCTGGGAAGTTTCTCAACAATACTGATTGGAGGATGTAGGCTAAGACAGCACCTCAAGAGCTGCTGCTATGCAGCCATTTGGGTCCTACACAGCAAGATATAAAAGCTCCTAGAAGGAGAGCAGTGTCTCTCCCACCTGCAAAGGGTGATGTTTAACCACAAGGGTGTATATTTAACCTCCTGGTAACTTCTATGACAAACCTGATGGAGGCTCCAGGAGCATACTAAGCAGGTAGGAGCAAATATTCTACCACACTGGTTTAAAAAGAAGTCTGTTTGCAGTACTTACATAGTTTTGTTTATAAAGCAGTGGGATGCAGACAGAATCCACCACTCACTGAGAATTGATCCTCCACAGAGATGTTTCCCTTGGTCAAAAATATTCACCTGCCATGGGAACTCTGAAATGTCTGCAGGCTCCCCACCCatgattttcataatttttggTTTTTTAGTTTGGGTGTATATTGTTTGGCCACATGTCACtaaaagcagaaagaagaaagagggtCAGAACCCAAGAGTCAAGGTTGGTTGGATTGGAAGAGACTTAAAGACAAGGTCCCTTCTCCTAGCCCCTCCCCTTCCTAGCACAAAGATAGCAGTGGCTTAGCCAGGGTAACCTCAGGTTTGAAACCCATCAGACAAAGTGTGCCCCCAGGCCTGCCAATGGTGCCACAGTTGTAAGGATGTGCCTATGAAGAGCAATGGTGGTTGCCTTCACCATAGCTTAGCTTCTTAGATGGGTCTCTCACTGAGGGCCTTTTGagtcacttaatattttcagagatAAATATTAACCACAACCACAAGCCTTGGGCCTGGATCTTGTTGTTGCCCCCGAAGAGGGAGAGCCCAAGTGGGcatattcatttatatgaaattaggCCTCATTGTCCTCTGAAAACAGGGCCTTGGTATATTGTCTTGGTGTAGAACATTCTCCTCAGCTCTGGACAGATATCTTCAAGGGCCTCTCACATGGACCATACAGTCACCAGAAATCTTACAGCTGAGGGAAACTGATCAGCCCCTCCTTTCCTCACTGGTTCCTCTTCCAAGTTTCTGACTGATTAGTGGTGCCATCTTTCATCTAATTTTAATTCTAGAGATTATCCCAGTGGAACcttgaaaggaataaaaatttggCATTTCCTATGTAATAGGATTACTTTGACTTCTTTCAATGTCTTTGAAATGTCATTTGAGTCATGAGAAAAGTAAACATCATAaaatataaactgttgaacaCTTGCTAGTTGCCAGGCACCATTCTGTTCTCTCTAAAACAAAGTATCATGTAAACCCCATGAGGTAACTGAAATTACTATTGCCCATTTGAAAGGTGAGACAACAGAGGCAAGTTTAAGATTAGAATATCTGGCTAAGACCCAGCAGCTACCATATGACTGAGCTAAAATCTGAAATtgggcagtctgactccagaatcTGTTCTCATAACCATGGGGCAAACTTCCTTCTAAGTGTTAACCATGTTTACTCTCAGGAAGAAGGCAGTGACATTAAACACTTTTCACAAGAAAGTATAATGTGAAAGGTATATCTATTCAAACCATCTCAACACCACCACCCACATGTATCATCATCCATCACATATCATCCATCACCACTACACAGCCCCATGCCACTACCTCACCTCCTGCCTTCCACTCTTGTTCCTGCATGGTCTGTCCTCTGTACCAGACAGAGCACCTTTCTCAAGTGCCTCTTATTTCTTGCTCTCCCATTTACACTCTCTGATGGCTTCTCATTGTAATGAGAATAACAGCCAAAGTCCTTATTGAGCCTCTATGGGCTCAGTGTGATCAgggccctccccacctctctgggCCCACCTTTCTCCTGTTCCCCCTTCCCACTCCTTCTGCCCCAGCTGCACTGACCTGTCTGCCTCTGAAACATAACAAGAATCATCCAGGGGACTTTGGACTCGCTGTCACTTCTGCTTGGAAATACATATCCTTTGTATCAGATGGGTCTTAATGTGTGTCTGGTCGTCTTAGGAAGGCTTTCTGTGACCATCTACTACAGAGTCTCAACAACTACCTGCAGACCTTCCATCACATTAGCCAATTTTGTCTGCCTCAGACCACTTAACAGGAGCTGAGATTAACTTGTTTATGGATCATTTATACATTAATACTTCCTTCCCCTCACTAGATAGTAACATTGCTTAAGGGTAGAGAATGAATATGCCATTCTCTGTTACAAACCCAGCTCCTAAAACAGCTCCCAACATGTGGTAGAGGTTTGATATTTGTCAACCAACACATTGAACATAATGCAAGCTCCATAAATTCTCAGGATCCAGGGAGATAAAGCCAGCATAGGTGTTAATATACAAccttcattatctatatatataaaagcctaagcaaccagtcaACTAGTCAACTGcttgaccggtcaactggtcactatgatgtgcactgaccgccaggaggcagacgctcaatgcaggagctgccttctggtggtcagtgcgctcccacagcaggaacgtcgcttagccagaagccaggctcactgctggtgcAGCTGcggcagtgtgagcctc from Eptesicus fuscus isolate TK198812 chromosome 6, DD_ASM_mEF_20220401, whole genome shotgun sequence encodes the following:
- the LOC114234842 gene encoding serine protease 52-like, producing the protein MYHLSRSLSIGLSRDHGQGQDGRAVFLLPIALLLHWAHSSLALTCGQTIYTQTKKPKIMKIMGGEPADISEFPWQVNIFDQGKHLCGGSILSEWWILSASHCFINKTISTLEIIHDNRNDITMNLTRMKVDKLIIHPYFDSWILDNDIALLLLQSPFHLSVTKVPICLSEVTDIHRWRNCWVSGWGLTIPLGGVHQELQKVNIQLVKWRKCSHIMPMVTRNMLCAGNPHGGKDACQGDSGGPLVCQKKDKNIWYQLGIVSWGVGCGRKNMPGVYTKVANYLLWINVETNLSGRPYIYEPDSGYSLLLSPSPILFLYFVMLLLTL